A DNA window from Gigantopelta aegis isolate Gae_Host chromosome 4, Gae_host_genome, whole genome shotgun sequence contains the following coding sequences:
- the LOC121371957 gene encoding uncharacterized protein LOC121371957, protein MIFHKKFYIYVIILFVLLPLLDQDLNFRVSEKPVTLTNQTKESTSPECETKLGQEESVIPIKNYLLRLSGVFVLNIGVTYLCVFTLRRYKVKYNIKNPVNPQSAISSTWRFFQKICATAASATATHDVTWSDVDLDTETTWNNSQLAVVGQASRSSSAHHMNYPEWVMVPDSSCEGGVMWHREVEMAERAGNLEHALDDCPDWARVDLVSQTETHSVDFPPPLFDVLDLYQTLPTIYEKD, encoded by the exons ATGATATTTCATAAAAAGTTTTATATctatgtaattatattatttgtattgctTCCATTACTTGATCAGGATCTTAATTTTCG TGTGTCAGAGAAACCAGTCACTCTAACCAATCAAACGAAGGAATCAACTTCACCTGAATGTGAAACAAAGTTGGGTCAAG aagaAAGTGTCATCCCTATAAAGAATTATCTTTTGAGGTTATCAGGCGTCTTCGTTTTAAACATAG GAGTGACATATCTTTGCGTTTTCACTCTGAGGAGATACAAAGTGAAGTATAATATAAAGAATCCGGTTAATCCACAATCGGCCATATCTTCGACATGGCGGTTCTTCCAGAAAATATGCGCGACTGCTGCTTCTGCTACTGCTACTCATGACGTCACATGGTCAGACGTGGATTTAGATACCGAAACAACTTGGAACAACTCACAGCTGGCTGTAGTCGGCCAGGCATCAAGATCTTCCTCGGCCCACCACATGAACTACCCAGAGTGGGTCATGGTCCCGGACTCTTCTTGTGAAGGAGGGGTGATGTGGCACAGAGAGGTAGAGATGGCAGAGAGGGCCGGGAATCTCGAGCACGCCCTGGACGACTGCCCTGACTGGGCGAGGGTCGATCTCGTCTCGCAGACTGAGACCCACTCTGTCGACTTTCCACCTCCTCTCTTTGATGTTTTGGATTTGTATCAAACGTTACCAACAATTTACGAGAAGGATTGA